AGAGTGGAGCGGGGTCCGTTCAGCCCGCAGTGGCGCGGAACACCCTCGTGACCTCGGAGACGACGCCCTCTCCGAGCACGAGCACCTCCACGTCGTGCAGCTGGTACTTGCGGATGACCTTCTCGGCCGCGCCGATCTCGCCGTCGACTCCGGCGCCCTTCATGAGCACGAGTTCGCCGCCGGGTCGCAGCAGGGGAGCGGTGACGGGGATGAGTGTGCGGAGCGCGCTCACCGCCCGGGCAGTCACCTGGTCGAGCGAGTCGAAGAGCTTCGACTCCTCAGCGCGGGCGCGCACCACCGTCACGTTCGAGAGGCCGAGTTCATCAGCCTGACGCTCGAGCCACGCGACGCGTCGTTCCATCGGCTCGATGAGGGTGAACGAGACATCCGGTCGCATGATCGCGAGCACGATGCCGGGCAGGCCGGCGCCGGACCCGACGTCGCCGACCCGGCCGGGACGCAGCAGCGGTGCGACCAGTGCACTGTTCAGGATGTGCCGGGTCCACAGACGCGGCAGTTCGAGCGGGCCGATCAGGCCGAGCTCTTCGCCGTGGCGCGCGAGGGCGTCGGCGAATGCCCGACCACCCTCGATGTGCTCGCCGAAGAGTTCGACGGCCGCGGCCGGTTCGGGTTCGAGTCCGTCGATCATCGTTTCACGTGAAACGTCAGCCAACGCGGGTGATGACCGTGTGA
The sequence above is a segment of the Agromyces hippuratus genome. Coding sequences within it:
- the rsmG gene encoding 16S rRNA (guanine(527)-N(7))-methyltransferase RsmG, whose translation is MIDGLEPEPAAAVELFGEHIEGGRAFADALARHGEELGLIGPLELPRLWTRHILNSALVAPLLRPGRVGDVGSGAGLPGIVLAIMRPDVSFTLIEPMERRVAWLERQADELGLSNVTVVRARAEESKLFDSLDQVTARAVSALRTLIPVTAPLLRPGGELVLMKGAGVDGEIGAAEKVIRKYQLHDVEVLVLGEGVVSEVTRVFRATAG